The DNA region GAGCCGCGTGCGCCGTGATGCGGATCACGATGCCGGAGGCCTTCCTCCTCTACGTTGCCGTTCCTCTTGCCGTCCTTCTTTGGGTATGGTTCTCTTTTAGCGCAAGAAGAGGCGCTTGGCGGCGGGCGGCCCGACGAGGGACCGTTTGCCGGTTCTGCGGGGAGAAGATCACGATTCCGCCGGATCGCCAGGAGTTTCGTTGCCCGTCCTGCTCGGCCGAGCAACGCGTGATCGCCAACGAGGAGAAAGGGGCAATCTGATCATGGGAATGTGGATTGGCAGGAACCGAAAGGCACGGGTGTGCTACGGCTTTGACGAGATTTCGCTCGTCCCGGGAAGAGTCACGATCAATCCCGATGAGGTGGATACGAGCTTCGAGATCCCCAACCCCTCGGGCGAACCCATCCGGCTCAAGATCCCCATCCTGGCCAGCGCCATGGACGGGGTTACCGATGTGCCGTTTTGCGTGGAGATGGCCCGCCTGGGCGGCTTGGGAGTCATCAATCTCGAAGGGGTGCAGACGCGCTACGAGGATCCGAAGGCGGTCATCCAAGAGATCATTTCGGCGGATCAGAGCAAGGTCACCGAGCTGCTCCAGAAGATCTACTCGGCTCCGATCCAGGAACACCTGATCGCCAAGCGGATCGAGGAAATCAAATCCCACGGGGTTCCGGCCGCGGTGTCGGCCATTCCGCAGAAAGCGCAAGCCTTCGGAGCGATTGCGCAGGAGGCGGGAGTCGACATCTTCGTCGTCCAGTCGACGGTCAGCACCGCCAAGCATATTTCCCGGCAATACGCTTCCCTCGATCTGAGCGCTTTCTGCCGCCAGATGAAGGTTCCAGTCATCATCGGAAATGCGGTCACCTACGACGTGGTCCTCGACCTGATGGAATGCGGTGTCAGCGGCGTTTTGGTCGGTGTGGGTCCGGGTGCGGCCTGCACGTCACGCGGGGTGCTCGGGATCGGGGTGCCGCAGGTCACGGCCACCGTCGACTGTGCGGCGGCACGGGATGCTTTCTATAAAAAGACCGGGCGCTACGTTCCGATCATTACCGACGGCGGCATGCGGCGTGGGGGGGATCTCTGCAAGGCGATCGCCTGCGGTGCGGATGCCGTTATGATCGGTTCGGCCTTCGCCCGGTCGGAAGAGTCCCCCGGCCGGGGAAGCCACTGGGGGATGGCGACACCCCATGCGAATCTTCCTCGCGGAACCCGGATTCAAATGGGGATCAGCGGTCCGTTGCGGCAGATCCTCTACGGGCCCGCGACGGTCGACGACGGCTCGCAAAATCTAGTGGGCGCCCTGATGACGGCCATGGGCAACGTCGGTGCGGCCACGATTGCGGAATTCCAAGAGACCGAGGTGATCATCGCGCCGAGCATCCAGTCGGAAGGGAAGCTCTTTCAGATGGTGCAGTCGGTCGGCATGGGCAGCCGCTGAAAGCGATGTCTCATCCGCCCAGGAGCCGAGCGATAACCGCCGGCGCCCACCCGGACGGATCGGCGACGGATGCGCCCGAAGTCGAAAGCCGGATCGTCGTGCTCGACTTCGGCTCGCAGTATACCCAGCTCATCGCCCGCCGCATCCGCGAGTTGGGGGTTTTCTCGGAGATCGTTTCTCCGCAGACGCCCGCCGTAGAGCTGGCCCGCCCCGGCGTCCGCGGTCTCATCCTCTCCGGAGGACCGTCGAGCGTCGCGCAAGAAGGATCGCCGTTGCCCGACCCCGAGATCTTCTCCCTCGGGATTCCGGTGCTCGGCATCTGCTACGGCCTGCAGGCCATGGCGCGGCTTTTGGGCGGAGAGGTCGAGCGAGCACGGTCCGGCGAATATGGGCGGGCGGTCCTCGAATGGAGGGAGCCTTCCCCGCTTTCCGCCGAGCTTCCCAACCATTCGGCAGTTTGGAACAGCCACGGGGACCGGGTTTCCCGCCTTCCCGAGGGCTTCGTGGTGCTGGCCCAGACCGAAGAAGAGCCGCACGCGGCGGTCGCCGACCTCAAGCGGCGG from Methylacidimicrobium sp. AP8 includes:
- a CDS encoding GuaB3 family IMP dehydrogenase-related protein; this translates as MGMWIGRNRKARVCYGFDEISLVPGRVTINPDEVDTSFEIPNPSGEPIRLKIPILASAMDGVTDVPFCVEMARLGGLGVINLEGVQTRYEDPKAVIQEIISADQSKVTELLQKIYSAPIQEHLIAKRIEEIKSHGVPAAVSAIPQKAQAFGAIAQEAGVDIFVVQSTVSTAKHISRQYASLDLSAFCRQMKVPVIIGNAVTYDVVLDLMECGVSGVLVGVGPGAACTSRGVLGIGVPQVTATVDCAAARDAFYKKTGRYVPIITDGGMRRGGDLCKAIACGADAVMIGSAFARSEESPGRGSHWGMATPHANLPRGTRIQMGISGPLRQILYGPATVDDGSQNLVGALMTAMGNVGAATIAEFQETEVIIAPSIQSEGKLFQMVQSVGMGSR